From Juglans regia cultivar Chandler chromosome 6, Walnut 2.0, whole genome shotgun sequence, the proteins below share one genomic window:
- the LOC108994671 gene encoding enoyl-CoA delta isomerase 1, peroxisomal-like, which produces MCTLEKRGKIFILTLTGAGEHRLNPVLLDAVQSALRHVRDESISSPSSVLITTAQGKFFCNGYDLDWAGSSPSRSELMNSKLQSLVADLISLPMPTIAAVSGHASAAGFILAQSHDYVLMRKDRGFLYMSELDINLVIPAWFMALIECKIGSPMTRRHLVLTAAKVTAKEAVEKGIIDSAHDSAEETVKAALRLGEELGGREWDGHVYAQIRMKMLAGVLDEIAARRSTRSRM; this is translated from the coding sequence atgtgcaCTTTGGAAAAAAGGGGCAAGATCTTCATCCTAACGCTAACCGGCGCAGGTGAACACCGCCTAAATCCCGTGCTTCTTGATGCGGTCCAGTCGGCTTTGCGCCACGTCCGAGACGAGTCCATTTCCTCCCCATCTTCGGTTCTAATCACCACCGCCCAAGGCAAGTTCTTCTGCAATGGCTACGATCTTGACTGGGCCGGGTCCTCTCCATCTCGCTCCGAACTCATGAACTCAAAACTCCAATCACTTGTAGCCGACCTCATCTCGCTCCCCATGCCCACCATCGCAGCCGTCTCTGGCCACGCCTCAGCCGCCGGTTTCATCCTCGCTCAGAGCCACGACTACGTCCTCATGCGGAAAGACCGAGGCTTCCTTTACATGAGCGAGCTCGATATTAACCTGGTAATTCCGGCTTGGTTCATGGCTCTAATTGAGTGCAAGATCGGCTCACCGATGACTCGGCGTCACCTGGTTTTAACAGCGGCTAAGGTGACGGCTAAGGAAGCCGTGGAGAAGGGGATTATCGACTCGGCACACGATAGCGCGGAGGAGACGGTTAAGGCTGCGTTAAGGTTGGGGGAGGAGTTGGGGGGAAGGGAATGGGATGGGCACGTGTACGCTCAGATTCGCATGAAGATGTTGGCTGGGGTCTTGGATGAAATCGCTGCGAGAAGAAGCACTCGATCGCGAATGTAG